The window ATACAGACACAGGGTTTAGGAATCATGCCACTCAAAAATTTGGTGAGTAACATTGGCAAAGAAGGAACGCATACAGAAGAGGGGGAAAATTTCTTTTTAGAAATGAAAACCACTGCAATTCATGCAGAGACTTTGATAATGAAAGCTCCACGTTTAGGAAAGAAATATGATCTCATTCAGTACAATAACATTGCAAACCAAATTTATGGAAAACCTTCGCCGCAGTTATTGTTTAAAATGTTTCTGAAACAGCATATCCTGCGGTTATTTTAGCACTGTATAATTTGCTTGATTGATGCCGAGATTTAATGTAAAAGTGTATAAGATTAGCACATATTCAGGGTTCCAATCATGTTGATCAGAATTTATCAAAAGATCAGAAGCCTGATCGCCAAAAATGAAATTAACCTGGTGCTGACCAATGTGTTCAATACCTCCTTCAACAGAAAAGTGCTCATTTCCTATCTCACTAATCCATTCACCAGGGGCATCAGTAAATACCATACCAATTTACTGGAGTGTTATACCGCCGCCGAGATATTCAAGGAGCTGGGTTATGATGTAGATGTGATGGATTTCCGGAGTACCCTACAGCCAGATTACAGCACCTATGCTGCTATATATGGATTTGGTAATCCCCTGGAAAATTATTTTTACACATCAGTTTTTCCTTCTATTAAAACCTTCACCTATGGCACAGGCTGTTACCCAGTTTATTCTGATGCTGTTTCTATAGAGCGGGTGCGTGAGCTTTACAGAAAAAAAGGAAGGCTGCTTGTGAATTCAGCACGGGTTGCTGAACATTCCCGGATATGGCATTACTATATGTCGGATGTTTTGATTGTTCTGGGGAACAGCTTTACAGTGAACACTTATCAGCCTTTACAGCACCCCAATCTTCATCATCTAAATGCCTTTTATCACAGTATAAATAATATTGAACCTATACAAAAAGATTTTGCTGCTGCCAAAAAGAATTACCTCTGGTTTGGCAGCCAGGGAGCAGTACATAAAGGTCTGGATTTGTTATTAGAAGTGTTTTCAGCCAGAGAAGATATATCATTGCATATCTGCGGACTGGGCAGGAGTGAAGGTCTGGCTGAATTATACAGTAATGAATTAAGCCTGGAAAATATACACGACCATGGCTGGGTGGATCTGGACAGTCAGGAATTTATCAATTTGATGATGAAATGCGGCTTTTGTATTTTTCCTTCAATATCAGAGGGTGGGGCTCCTGCTGTATTAACTGTGGTAGGCAACGGAGGGCTGATTCCTGTCATTTCCAAAGCAGCAGGACTAGACTTAGTGGAGTGGGGTTATATCATGGAAGAAGTGAATGCTGCAGCAATAGCAAAAGCGCTGGATGATACACAAGCATTTCCAATTGAAAAAATTGCGGCTCTATCAGATAAAGCGCACAAGCATGTAAAAGAGGAATACACCCACACAAATTATAAAAAAAAACTAAAAACCATTATTAGCAAAAACTTAATTTAAGCTGGAGTTGCCTATGAAATACTTCGTCTCTACTAAGACTCTCCTGATGAAAAGCCATTCTGCAAACCTTAAGTCATTAATTTTTAATGAGACTGCTCTTCGATGATCAGATATTTCAGCTCCAGCAATTCGGTGGAATCTCCAGGTACTACGCAGCACTAATTAGGAGTTTAGAAGCATATGATGGTGTTGAGACAAAGTATTTTGTAGGCTTTACTGAAAATATACATTTTAGAGACTGCGGATTATTAAGGGGGCCTGGGGCCTACGTACCAGATCATAAGTTTAGTGGCAGAGGTCCTCTCATCAAACTGCTCAATCTTCTGGCAAATTATCAACAGGAGCGACATCTAAAAAAACAGCAGTACGACCTTTTTATCCCAACTTATTATGACACGAAGTTCATATCACAGATTGGTAATAAACCTTTTGTACTGACGGTATATGACATGATTCATGAACTTTTTCCTCACTTCTTTTCTGCAGAGGAATTAGCTATTATTCCTAAGAAGAAGTTGTTGATGGAGAATGCTACTAGATTAATTACCCATTCAGTAAATACAAAAAAAGATATTCTCCGGATATACCCTCACATTGATCCAGGAAAAATCAAAGTCATTTACTTATCACATTCATTTACAGACCCTCCAAATTTAAGAAAATCTTCGCTGCACATACCAAATGAGTACTTGCTGTATGTAGGCAATAGGTGGGGCTATAAAAACTTTGCTTTTCTGTTACATGCTTTGTTGCCTGTGTTTAAGAATCACGCAAATCTGAAGCTACTCTGTACAGGCCCACCCTTTACTGTACAGGAAAAAGATAGTTTTAAAATTTATGGAATTTATGATAAAATAGTACATGCTGAAGTTAAAGATGATACTACACACCAATACGTGTATCAGCATGCGCTAATGTTGATTTACCCCTCCCTGTACGAGGGATTTGGCCTACCTTTATTAGAGGCTATGGTAACTGGTTGTCCGGTACTTGCCTGTAATAGCTCCTCTTTTCCTGAAGTGGCAGGGGATGCAGCAGTGTATTTTGAGCTAAATGATGCAGCGGGACTGACCAAAGCAATAGAAGAAATGCTTGTTCCGGAGATGCAGGAGACATATAGGCAGAAGGGATATCTGCAGCTAAAAAATTTCAGCTGGGAAAGTACTGTTACCGGCTATGTTAAGGTACTTCATGAGTCAGTACAAGGGACATAGTATAAAATCGTAATGAACAGTTCTATTCTAAAATTTCTTGATGTATTAAATAGGAAGAAAGGAGTTAAAAAATTATACGACAGTCATAACGTTCTCAGCGAAGTCAAATATAATTTTAAAAAATAAGAGAGTCTTACTTCTTGTATTTGTACTAATCCATTCTATGTATATTTGTGATCTACGTTTCAATCAAGGCCATTTAGATTGTACTTATATTAAAAGTGCCATAAATAGGTTCGTTAGTCAAATGTCAGATATAGCTATAAAAGTTGAAGATCTCTCCAAACAGTATCGGTTAGGGGTTGTGGGAACAGGTACACTATCTCACGATATAAATCGATGGTGGCACAAAGTGCGTGGAAATGAAGATCCTTATTTGAAGATTGGTGAAACCAATGACCGAAGTACCAAAGGCCAGAGTGAATATGTGTGGGCTTTGAAAGATATTAATTTCAACGTTGCTAAAGGTGAAGTACTTGGTATCATAGGAAAGAATGGTGCAGGAAAGTCAACACTATTGAAATTATTAAGCAGAGTAACAACTCCAACTACAGGAGTAATCAAAACGAAAGGAAGAATTGCATCACTTCTGGAGGTTGGTACTGGATTTCATCCTGAATTGACTGGAAGAGATAACATTTACCTTAACGGAGCTATACTTGGAATGACTAAGGCAGAAATTGGTCGGAAGTTCGATGAGATCGTTGAGTTTAGCGGAACGGCAAGATATATTGATACACCAGTAAAACGCTATAGTAGTGGTATGCGGGTAAGATTAGCCTTTGCTGTAGCTGCATTCCTGGAACCGGAGATTCTAATAGTAGATGAAGTTTTGGCTGTTGGTGATGCTGAGTTTCAAACCAAGGCAATTGGTAAGATGCAGGATGTTGCTAAGGGAGAAGGGCGTACGGTACTTTTTGTAAGTCATAATATGGCATCAATTCAAAGCTTATGTACAAGGGGTATACTAATGTCAAATGGTACAGTTTACTCAGATGGGAGTGTTCATGATGTTATAAAGCAATATTTAAGTATCAATCATCAAAATGATAATTCGTACTATGCCTGCAGTAATACTGATACAGGTCAGTTAGTATTGATTGAAAGGATAGATATATACTCAAATCATGAAAGAATAAATCAAGTTATTTCTGGACAAGATGTAACAGTTTCAATCAAATATAAATCGAAAGAAAAAGGTCTTAAGTGTTCCGCTTATATTGGTATTTACGACCATTTTGGAGATAAGATTTTGCATTTAGGATCGCCTTACGGAGGTTTAGATAGTTTTGATTCAGGACTAGAAGGAACAATTACTTGTACCTTACCTAGAATACCCTTAGTTGCGGGCAAGTATTTTCTTAATTTTGCACTGCATATAAATGGGCAGCCATTTATTTCTTTAAAAAATGCACTAAGTATGACAATTGAAGCTGGAGATTTTTATGGTAATGGGAGACTTCCAAAGCCAAAGGATTCTAAGTTATTAATTGATCAGAGTTGGGGTATAGAGTAAAACTCAATTTTTACATTAATGTGACTTTTTGAAGGAGAATTACATCAAATAATCGGTTACTGATGAACGTTCTGCACATTTGTGATGACTTTTCACCTGTATCACAAACATTTATCTATGATGTTTTGATTCAATTAAACTTAATTGGCATTAGCAATCACGTAGTTGCAGATGCTATAGTAAATCAAGGCGAACGACCCTTTAATAATGTGTATAGCTTATTATACCCTAAAAAAAGCTTTCTTGAAAAACTATATTTGAAGATTCTGAATAAGTTGATACCCAATTGGGAAAAATATATAAAAGATAAATATTATAATAAAAAGAAAATTTTTGATAGCTATTTAAGAAAAATCAAACCCCACTTGATACATGCACATTTCGGCCCACAAGGTATTTTTGCTTTACCCTGTGCTATGAAGTATAATATTCCACTTATAGTTTCCTTTCATGGCTTTGATGCATTTAAACTTCCAACAGATCTAAATTACCGTACTGAGTTGATGAAAGTTTTTGATTATGCTTCCTGTATTACAGTTGTCTCAGAATTAATGAAGTTGCAGCTAATTAATTTAGGATGCCCAGTTGAGAAGCTAAGGGTAATTCATGTTGGGAAAAATATGAAAGAGTATATTTTTCGACCTAAAAAAAAGTTCTCAACAATCAAGAAATTTATAACCATAGGAAGACTTGTTGAAAAAAAAGGATTTGATGACTGCATTGAGGCATTTAAATATTTAGTTATTAAATATCCTGATATTTCGCTTACTATTATTGGTGAAGGAGAATTATATAATTCATTAATCCAGTTGATAAAAGATAACAATATCAGTAATAACGTAAAGCTAATAGGAAGGCTAAGCCACTCAGAATCCATGAAGGTCTTAAAGGAAGCAGATGCTTTTATTTTATGTAGTAAAACTGCAAAGGATGGTGATATGGAAGGAATTCCTACAGTATTGATGGAAGCTCAGTCTTTAGGTATACCATGTATTTCTACATTTCATTCAGGTATTCCTGAAGTTATACCGGTTCAAAATCATTGGATGTTAGCCACTGAATCTTGTACAAAAAATATTTCAGAAGTAGTGGAGAAAGTTGTAAATGCACCAGCTGAAAAATTAGAGTCTGCAGTGATTGAAGCTAGACGATTAATAGAGGAAGCTTTTAATTTAGAAACAGAAGTTAATAAATTGCTAGATATATATCATTCAATCACAACACGCAATAGACATAATGAAAATATTAATAACTAATATTGTCACTTTAAATGGTGGTGATTATGCAATTTTGAAATCAATGATGAGTATTTTAAAACGCGCCTATGGTGATAATATTGAATTTATTGTTTATGATTTTCATTCTTCTGTAGCGACTAAATACTACCCAGACATACACTTTGAACATACTTTATATAATAAATATAAAAATAGGACTACAATAGGCTTTCGTCAGCTTTTTCATAAAATCACTAAAAAAGCTTCTCCCCTTGAAAGACTAATGTTGGCTGCCAAGTTATCCTCGAAAGGATTAGGTTCTTTGGTTAGTTTATTATTATCCAGAGATGAACAGAAAGATTTTGACCATTATAAGTCAGCAGATTTAATAATATCATCTGGCGGCACCTATCTTGTAGAAAATTACTCCTTAACTGCTAGGTTGTATGATTATTATTTTACTCTTGCTTTAAGTAAACCTCTAGTGTTTTTCACGCAATCTTTAGGGCCTTTTACAAATCCCTATAACATAGCGGCACTAAAAGATATTCTAAACAGAGCATGTTTAATTTTATTGAGAGATAAAGGTTCTTTTGAAAATTTAGTTAATATTAATGTAGATATAACAAAAGCGAGGATATGTTCTGATGTCGTATTTGCAGATGCCGATTTGCTTTTGTTAAGTGAGGCTAAAAATCGAAAAATTCAGGAACCTGTTAAGGTTGGAATTTCTGTTAGGGATTGGCAATATTTTAAGAATAGAACACAAAATAAAGGCACAGAAAAGTACTATAATTCTGTTGCAGCTATTTGTAATTATATAACAAATGAATTAGGTGGAGAAGTTGTTTTTATTTCTACCTGCCAGGCTATTGATGAATATCATGTTGATGATTCAAAAACAGCACAAAGAATTTATAATCTTCTAAATGATGCTACGAAAGCTAAAACTACAGTGAATAATATGTTTCATACTCCAGAGGATTTTAAAAGCATTATTGGGAAATTTGATATTATGATATCCACAAGATTGCATGGAGCTATACAATCTCTTGATGTTGGTGTTCCTGTTCTTCCAATTGCTTACGAGTTTAAAACTAAAGAATTATTTATCAAATTAATTGATGAAAAATTTATACTGGATATCGATACTATTGATGAACAAGAAGCAGTTAACGTTTTTGTAGATTTTTACAAAGCCCTCCCTTCACTCAGAAAGCATCTTTTTGAACAAGTAGAGAAAGAGCATTTCTCAGCTATGAAGGCAAAAGAATATTTATTAAAAATTCTATAGTAGTTAAATGGTTAGGTAGATTATACATAATCTAAAAATGTCCAAAGCTGCCCCTGATATATCGATCATAATCCCATGTTTTAATAGAGAAAGATTTATAACTGATACTATTGAATCAGTACTTAGCCAAACTTATTCAAACTGGGAACTTATTGTTGTTGATGATGGATCTACTGATAATTCTATCAAAATATTAAAATCCTATAGTGAGAAGGATGAAAGAATTAGTTATTTTGAAAGATTAAGACTACCCAAAGGTGCGCCAACTTGCAGAAACATAGGCGTTGAAAATGCTCGAGGTGAATATATTATTTATCTTGATTCAGATGATATATTAGCTGAATACTGTCTTGAGAGAAGACGATCTGCTATAAAAGATACAACCTATGATTTCTGTGTTTTTAAAGCATATGAATTCAAAGAGGTTATACAAAATGTAACTGGCGTTTTTTATACTCCCTCAGCACCTGGGAAGGACCACCTTTCGTTGTTTTTAGAGTATATACCACCATGGCAAACAATGTCACCTATCTGGAAAAAGTCTTTCTTATGTAAAGTAGGAGGATTTACAGAGGGATTGAGAAGGTTTCAGGATATTGATTTTCATATTAAAGCACTAGCTCTAAAACCATATTTTAAAGTATATGAAGATCTAGAACCAGATTGTTATTACAGGCTTGGTACCGAAAAGGTTAATCCAGAACTATTCCTTGAGGTTCAGACAAAATCAGCTAATAAGATGATAATTAATATTCTATCACTTAAGAATCTACATTTAAATTCTCACTACAAAATAAATTTAAGAAGAGGCATATTAAGACTCATTTTAGTATACTTTAGCAATACAAGGTCTGATATATGGATTAATTATTTTAAATCTATAGTGATGCTAGGGAGGGAACATAACATATTGTCATATGTAGACACTAAATTCCTCTATCTATACTTATCTGCATGGAGTAGTAAATCTTCTATAGTGAAATCTTTTAAAATCGTTGGTATTATGAATAAAATCATATTAAATAAGATTTCTAAATAAATTTAGAAGTGATTCTGAATATTAATTATAACCAATTTTTCTAAAAATTTTTAACAACCCTGTCTCAACCATTCATACTTTGTTTATTAACACATCTAGTTTTATCCTTATATTTCTTTTACAAGTGATAAAGACTAAATTAAGTAATCATTATATTATGACAAGTTTTCTTTTCAAGTGTTATTTAAATCCATATTTTAAATATATTAATGTTTAAAGCATGTTGAATAAATTTCTGTATAAGTTAAAATATAAAGCAGCTGGGTCTGCAACGTCAAAGAAGATACTTCAAATTAATAGGACGCAGAAGAAAGTAATTTATAACAATAGAAACAATACAATAGAGTTTAGAGAATTTGGCTTTATAATCAAGGACAATTATCATCATTTGTTAGAGGGGTATTGGTTTCTTCAGAATATTTTTCATAATTATTCATACATTAAGTTCTATGTAGAGAATGATGTCTTTTTTATTGTGGATGAAAAGGTGAGAATACGAATATTAACTAAAGAAGAATTGTATATTTATCACGAAGTATTTATCAATAAGTCTTATGATTTGAATTTGGTTTATGATAGTTATTCTGTGATCGACATAGGGATGAATGTTGGAATGGCTTCTATATTTTTTGCTTCAAAAGATGAGGTGAATCATGTTTACGGTTTTGAACCTGTTTTGCAGACTTTTGAAGATGCTTTCTATAATTTTAACTTAAATAAAGAATGCGAAAATAAAGTACGTCCTGCTAATTATGGTATAGGAGCTAGGAATGAAACAGTTGATATACAATTTGATGAGC of the Flammeovirgaceae bacterium 311 genome contains:
- a CDS encoding FkbM family methyltransferase (COG2265 SAM-dependent methyltransferases related to tRNA (uracil-5-)-methyltransferase) is translated as MNKFLYKLKYKAAGSATSKKILQINRTQKKVIYNNRNNTIEFREFGFIIKDNYHHLLEGYWFLQNIFHNYSYIKFYVENDVFFIVDEKVRIRILTKEELYIYHEVFINKSYDLNLVYDSYSVIDIGMNVGMASIFFASKDEVNHVYGFEPVLQTFEDAFYNFNLNKECENKVRPANYGIGARNETVDIQFDEQNKGRTSVIKNTGFNPKKFRTESIKLWSINEVFESIFANDKEPFLVKMDCEGSEYDIFASLPQIPVQVKAMIIEYHNGYKVIKEQLTNNKFNTFVISDNDKVGLIYAIR
- a CDS encoding group 1 glycosyl transferase (COG0438 Glycosyltransferase) — its product is MRLLFDDQIFQLQQFGGISRYYAALIRSLEAYDGVETKYFVGFTENIHFRDCGLLRGPGAYVPDHKFSGRGPLIKLLNLLANYQQERHLKKQQYDLFIPTYYDTKFISQIGNKPFVLTVYDMIHELFPHFFSAEELAIIPKKKLLMENATRLITHSVNTKKDILRIYPHIDPGKIKVIYLSHSFTDPPNLRKSSLHIPNEYLLYVGNRWGYKNFAFLLHALLPVFKNHANLKLLCTGPPFTVQEKDSFKIYGIYDKIVHAEVKDDTTHQYVYQHALMLIYPSLYEGFGLPLLEAMVTGCPVLACNSSSFPEVAGDAAVYFELNDAAGLTKAIEEMLVPEMQETYRQKGYLQLKNFSWESTVTGYVKVLHESVQGT
- a CDS encoding ABC transporter ATP-binding protein (COG1134 ABC-type polysaccharide/polyol phosphate transport system, ATPase component), which codes for MSDIAIKVEDLSKQYRLGVVGTGTLSHDINRWWHKVRGNEDPYLKIGETNDRSTKGQSEYVWALKDINFNVAKGEVLGIIGKNGAGKSTLLKLLSRVTTPTTGVIKTKGRIASLLEVGTGFHPELTGRDNIYLNGAILGMTKAEIGRKFDEIVEFSGTARYIDTPVKRYSSGMRVRLAFAVAAFLEPEILIVDEVLAVGDAEFQTKAIGKMQDVAKGEGRTVLFVSHNMASIQSLCTRGILMSNGTVYSDGSVHDVIKQYLSINHQNDNSYYACSNTDTGQLVLIERIDIYSNHERINQVISGQDVTVSIKYKSKEKGLKCSAYIGIYDHFGDKILHLGSPYGGLDSFDSGLEGTITCTLPRIPLVAGKYFLNFALHINGQPFISLKNALSMTIEAGDFYGNGRLPKPKDSKLLIDQSWGIE
- a CDS encoding group 1 glycosyl transferase (COG0438 Glycosyltransferase), which translates into the protein MNVLHICDDFSPVSQTFIYDVLIQLNLIGISNHVVADAIVNQGERPFNNVYSLLYPKKSFLEKLYLKILNKLIPNWEKYIKDKYYNKKKIFDSYLRKIKPHLIHAHFGPQGIFALPCAMKYNIPLIVSFHGFDAFKLPTDLNYRTELMKVFDYASCITVVSELMKLQLINLGCPVEKLRVIHVGKNMKEYIFRPKKKFSTIKKFITIGRLVEKKGFDDCIEAFKYLVIKYPDISLTIIGEGELYNSLIQLIKDNNISNNVKLIGRLSHSESMKVLKEADAFILCSKTAKDGDMEGIPTVLMEAQSLGIPCISTFHSGIPEVIPVQNHWMLATESCTKNISEVVEKVVNAPAEKLESAVIEARRLIEEAFNLETEVNKLLDIYHSITTRNRHNENINN
- a CDS encoding polysaccharide pyruvyl transferase (COG2327 Uncharacterized conserved protein) → MKILITNIVTLNGGDYAILKSMMSILKRAYGDNIEFIVYDFHSSVATKYYPDIHFEHTLYNKYKNRTTIGFRQLFHKITKKASPLERLMLAAKLSSKGLGSLVSLLLSRDEQKDFDHYKSADLIISSGGTYLVENYSLTARLYDYYFTLALSKPLVFFTQSLGPFTNPYNIAALKDILNRACLILLRDKGSFENLVNINVDITKARICSDVVFADADLLLLSEAKNRKIQEPVKVGISVRDWQYFKNRTQNKGTEKYYNSVAAICNYITNELGGEVVFISTCQAIDEYHVDDSKTAQRIYNLLNDATKAKTTVNNMFHTPEDFKSIIGKFDIMISTRLHGAIQSLDVGVPVLPIAYEFKTKELFIKLIDEKFILDIDTIDEQEAVNVFVDFYKALPSLRKHLFEQVEKEHFSAMKAKEYLLKIL
- a CDS encoding glycosyl transferase, group 1 family protein (COG0438 Glycosyltransferase) translates to MLIRIYQKIRSLIAKNEINLVLTNVFNTSFNRKVLISYLTNPFTRGISKYHTNLLECYTAAEIFKELGYDVDVMDFRSTLQPDYSTYAAIYGFGNPLENYFYTSVFPSIKTFTYGTGCYPVYSDAVSIERVRELYRKKGRLLVNSARVAEHSRIWHYYMSDVLIVLGNSFTVNTYQPLQHPNLHHLNAFYHSINNIEPIQKDFAAAKKNYLWFGSQGAVHKGLDLLLEVFSAREDISLHICGLGRSEGLAELYSNELSLENIHDHGWVDLDSQEFINLMMKCGFCIFPSISEGGAPAVLTVVGNGGLIPVISKAAGLDLVEWGYIMEEVNAAAIAKALDDTQAFPIEKIAALSDKAHKHVKEEYTHTNYKKKLKTIISKNLI
- a CDS encoding glycosyl transferase family 2 (COG0463 Glycosyltransferases involved in cell wall biogenesis), whose translation is MSKAAPDISIIIPCFNRERFITDTIESVLSQTYSNWELIVVDDGSTDNSIKILKSYSEKDERISYFERLRLPKGAPTCRNIGVENARGEYIIYLDSDDILAEYCLERRRSAIKDTTYDFCVFKAYEFKEVIQNVTGVFYTPSAPGKDHLSLFLEYIPPWQTMSPIWKKSFLCKVGGFTEGLRRFQDIDFHIKALALKPYFKVYEDLEPDCYYRLGTEKVNPELFLEVQTKSANKMIINILSLKNLHLNSHYKINLRRGILRLILVYFSNTRSDIWINYFKSIVMLGREHNILSYVDTKFLYLYLSAWSSKSSIVKSFKIVGIMNKIILNKISK